One window of Solwaraspora sp. WMMA2056 genomic DNA carries:
- the map gene encoding type I methionyl aminopeptidase, which produces MTAVRAPLTPGTVSPWREVPTHIARPEYVGRDSPTPWRGSHVQTPETIERMRFAGRLAAQAVQLAGEYCKPGVTTDEIDRVVHEFLCDHGAYPSTLGYKGFPKSCCTSLNEVICHGIPDSTVLTDGDIINVDVTAYIGGVHGDTDATFCVGEVSEEARLLVERTHEAMMRGIRAVAPGRQINVIGRVIESYARRFRYGVVRDFTGHGIGEAFHSGLYVPHYDSPRPTDVMEPGMTFTVEPMITLGTHEYDVWRDGWTVVTKDRRWTAQFEHTIVVTDDGYEILTLP; this is translated from the coding sequence ATGACCGCCGTCCGCGCACCGCTGACCCCCGGCACCGTTTCGCCCTGGCGCGAGGTGCCCACGCACATCGCCCGGCCGGAGTACGTCGGCAGGGATTCGCCCACCCCGTGGCGCGGCTCGCACGTGCAGACCCCGGAGACCATCGAGCGGATGCGCTTCGCCGGTCGGCTGGCGGCCCAGGCGGTGCAGCTCGCCGGCGAGTACTGCAAGCCCGGGGTGACCACCGACGAGATCGACCGGGTGGTGCACGAGTTCCTCTGCGACCACGGGGCCTACCCGTCCACGCTGGGGTACAAGGGCTTCCCAAAGTCCTGCTGCACCAGCCTCAACGAGGTCATCTGCCACGGGATCCCGGACTCGACGGTGTTGACCGACGGCGACATCATCAACGTCGACGTGACGGCGTACATCGGTGGTGTGCACGGCGACACCGACGCCACGTTCTGCGTCGGTGAGGTCTCCGAGGAGGCCCGGCTGCTGGTGGAGCGGACCCACGAGGCGATGATGCGGGGCATCCGGGCGGTCGCCCCGGGCCGGCAGATCAACGTGATCGGCCGGGTGATCGAGTCCTACGCCCGCCGGTTCCGCTACGGCGTGGTCCGCGACTTCACCGGCCACGGCATCGGTGAGGCGTTCCACAGCGGGCTCTACGTGCCGCACTACGACAGCCCGCGCCCCACTGACGTGATGGAACCGGGGATGACCTTCACCGTCGAGCCGATGATCACCCTCGGCACCCACGAGTACGACGTCTGGCGCGACGGCTGGACCGTGGTCACCAAGGACCGCCGGTGGACCGCGCAGTTCGAGCACACCATCGTGGTGACCGACGACGGCTACGAGATCCTCACCCTGCCCTGA
- a CDS encoding STAS domain-containing protein, with protein MDLEDPEPVFSATSDLDGDRLTVTVQGEVDMATADSMYQAATRVAADALTLDLRQVSFFDSAAIHALIQLIDRYPQALTVLPSRQVRRVLEVSGLGEQPWLATA; from the coding sequence GTGGACCTCGAGGATCCGGAACCGGTCTTCTCCGCCACCAGTGACCTCGACGGCGACCGCCTGACCGTCACGGTGCAGGGCGAAGTCGACATGGCGACGGCGGACAGCATGTACCAGGCGGCGACCCGGGTCGCCGCCGACGCCCTCACGCTCGACCTGCGTCAGGTGTCGTTCTTCGACTCGGCAGCGATCCACGCGTTGATCCAGCTCATCGACCGCTACCCGCAGGCGCTGACGGTACTGCCGTCGCGGCAGGTCCGCCGGGTTCTGGAGGTCTCCGGGCTCGGCGAACAACCGTGGCTCGCCACGGCCTGA